A region of the Roseobacter denitrificans OCh 114 genome:
GACGCAGCCCCCACCACGATTTACCTCAAGGATTACCAGCCATTCGGGTTCGACGTTGAGAACGTCGAGCTGACGTTTGATCTTCACCCGACGAAAACGCGCGTGAAAAGCCGCATCTCCTTTGTGCCAAAACCGGGGGCACCTGCGCAGATATTCCTTGATGGGGAAAATCTCACACTGATTTCTGCGCGTATTGATGGAACATCTGTTCAGCCCGTGATTTCCGCCGAAGGGCTGACCTGTGCTGTACCGGATGCGCCTTTTCTTTGGGAAGCGGAGGTCGAAATTGACCCCGAGAACAACACCGCCCTCGAAGGGCTGTACATGTCCAATGGCATGTATTGCACGCAATGCGAGGCGCAGGGATTTCGCAAGATCACCTATTACCCGGACCGTCCCGATGTCATGAGCGTCTTCAGCGTTGAGATCAACGGGCCCCATCCGGTGCTGTTGTCCAATGGCAATGTGATCAGCACGTCGCGGGCCCATGCCAAATGGCACGACCCCTGGCCCAAACCCGCCTATCTCTTTGCGCTGGTCGCTGGTGATCTGGTGGCGCATTCGGACAGTTTCGTCACCGCCTCGGGCCGCAACGTCGATCTGAACCTCTATGTGCGTCCCGGCGACGAGGGCAAATGCGCCTTTGGCATGCGCGCCCTCAAAGCCTCGATGAAGTGGGACGAAGAGGTTTACGGGCGCGAATACGACCTTGATCTGTTCAACATCGTGGCGGTGGATGATTTCAACATGGGCGCGATGGAAAACAAGGGCTTGAACGTGTTCAATTCCTCAGCCGTGCTCGCCTCGCCCGAGACCTCCACCGACGAAAATTTCCTGCGCATCGAGGCGATCATCGCGCATGAGTATTTCCACAACTGGACAGGCAATCGCATCACCTGCCGCGACTGGTTTCAGCTGTGTCTGAAGGAAGGGCTGACGGTCTATCGCGACAGCCAGTTCACCTCTGACATGCGCTCGGCCCCGGTGAAGCGCATCACGGATGTCATTGACTTGCGCGCGCGGCAATTCCCCGAGGATCAAGGGCCGCTGGCACATCCGGTACGGCCCGAAAGCTTTCAGGAAATCAACAACTTCTATACCGCCACTGTCTATGAAAAAGGCGCTGAGGTCATTGGCATGCTGCGCTGTCTGGTGGGGGCTGAGGCCTATGGCAAGGCGCTGGACCTCTATTTTGAACGGCACGACGGGCAGGCCTGCACGATCGAGGATTGGCTCAAGGTGTTTGAAGACACCACCGGGCGCGACCTCAGCCAGTTCAAACGCTGGTATTCGCAGGCCGGCACACCGCGCCTGACCGTCAGGGATGCATGGTATAACGGCACCTATATCCTGTCCTTTACCCAGAACCTTGCGGCCTCGGAAACAACGCCGGACCCGCAGCCACAGGTCATCCCGATTGTGACCGGACTACTCAGCCCTTCGGGAGAGGAAGTCGTGCCCAGTCAGGTGCTTGAAATGACGCAAGCGACACAGTCCTTCACCTTTGAAGGGCTTAAGGAACGGCCCGTCCCTTCGGTGCTGCGCGGCTTTTCGGCCCCCGTTGTGCTTGAAAGTGAACTTGCGGCAGATCATACGGCCTTCTTGCTGGCCCATGACACGGACCCGTTCAACCGGTGGGAGGCCGGGCGCAGCCTTGCGCGCGCGAGCCTGCTCAAGATGATCACGGAGGGTGCCGCACCCGATCCGGCCTATCTGGATGGCATCCATGCGGTCATGGGGGATGCAAC
Encoded here:
- the pepN gene encoding aminopeptidase N translates to MRDAAPTTIYLKDYQPFGFDVENVELTFDLHPTKTRVKSRISFVPKPGAPAQIFLDGENLTLISARIDGTSVQPVISAEGLTCAVPDAPFLWEAEVEIDPENNTALEGLYMSNGMYCTQCEAQGFRKITYYPDRPDVMSVFSVEINGPHPVLLSNGNVISTSRAHAKWHDPWPKPAYLFALVAGDLVAHSDSFVTASGRNVDLNLYVRPGDEGKCAFGMRALKASMKWDEEVYGREYDLDLFNIVAVDDFNMGAMENKGLNVFNSSAVLASPETSTDENFLRIEAIIAHEYFHNWTGNRITCRDWFQLCLKEGLTVYRDSQFTSDMRSAPVKRITDVIDLRARQFPEDQGPLAHPVRPESFQEINNFYTATVYEKGAEVIGMLRCLVGAEAYGKALDLYFERHDGQACTIEDWLKVFEDTTGRDLSQFKRWYSQAGTPRLTVRDAWYNGTYILSFTQNLAASETTPDPQPQVIPIVTGLLSPSGEEVVPSQVLEMTQATQSFTFEGLKERPVPSVLRGFSAPVVLESELAADHTAFLLAHDTDPFNRWEAGRSLARASLLKMITEGAAPDPAYLDGIHAVMGDATLDPAYRALMLNLPGQSDLVKSLCDMGETPDPQAIWEVCRAMSHVQAERLQDILPALFDAHQVTEPYEPNADQSGRRSLANAALRLVSLIDGPDRARAQFTSADNMTQQLSALGVLLRINEGADELAAFEQQWKHDRLVMDKWFGMQVIHADPDKTAATAARLTEHPDFNWKNPNRFRAVMGSLAAHHAGFHYADGQSYDLMADWLIRLDPVNPQTTARMCAAFQTWRRYDDRRQQKIAAALDRILATPGLSRDTTEMLTRIRGS